Proteins from a genomic interval of Stenotrophomonas maltophilia:
- the rarD gene encoding EamA family transporter RarD: MSMDEKDQRRGLLVTASTFVIWGLVPVYWHLLNEVPSFQIIAHRIIWSTVMVLGWLLISSRLGWWQKIAAQPRALPILLVSSLTIAFNWGLYIWAVNAGHVIETSLGYFINPLVNVLLGVLVLKERLRRLQWVAVAMAAVGVAWLTIDAGTPPWIALGLACSFGLYGLLRKLVSVDPVAGLGVESMYLFLPALAFAIWAENGHGGAFFHGWGWRNDLLLIFGGAVTAVPLIGFAYGVKRIPLSLVGILQYIAPSLQLLLGVFFFHEAFDTAKAIGFAAIWAGLILFVGDNIRTMRAKR, encoded by the coding sequence ATGAGCATGGACGAGAAAGACCAACGCCGGGGCCTGCTGGTCACTGCCTCCACCTTCGTGATCTGGGGGTTGGTGCCGGTGTACTGGCACCTGCTCAACGAGGTGCCCTCGTTCCAGATCATCGCCCACCGCATCATCTGGAGCACCGTGATGGTGCTGGGCTGGCTGCTGATCAGCTCGCGCCTGGGGTGGTGGCAGAAGATCGCCGCGCAGCCGCGCGCGTTGCCGATCCTGCTGGTGTCGAGCCTGACCATCGCCTTCAACTGGGGCCTGTACATCTGGGCGGTCAATGCAGGCCACGTCATCGAAACCAGCCTGGGCTACTTCATCAACCCGCTGGTGAACGTGCTGCTGGGCGTGTTGGTACTGAAGGAGCGCCTGCGCCGCCTGCAGTGGGTGGCGGTGGCGATGGCAGCGGTGGGCGTGGCCTGGCTGACCATCGACGCGGGTACGCCACCGTGGATCGCGCTGGGCCTGGCCTGTTCGTTCGGCCTGTATGGCCTGCTGCGCAAGCTGGTCTCGGTCGACCCGGTGGCCGGCCTGGGCGTGGAGAGCATGTACCTGTTCCTGCCGGCGCTGGCGTTTGCGATCTGGGCCGAGAATGGCCATGGCGGCGCGTTCTTCCACGGCTGGGGCTGGCGCAATGACCTGCTGCTGATCTTCGGTGGCGCAGTGACCGCAGTGCCGCTGATCGGCTTCGCGTACGGCGTGAAGCGCATTCCGCTGTCGCTGGTCGGCATCCTGCAGTACATCGCGCCGAGCCTGCAGCTGCTGCTTGGGGTGTTCTTCTTCCACGAAGCGTTCGATACCGCCAAGGCGATCGGTTTCGCCGCGATCTGGGCCGGCCTGATCCTGTTCGTCGGCGACAACATCCGCACGATGCGCGCCAAGCGCTAG
- a CDS encoding MFS transporter produces the protein MSTTSQPAVPANDRAALRRSISNTLKGSAGNLVEWYDVYVYSVFAVYFESQFFSPDDKNSTMYVWAIFAATFLMRPIGAWFFGRFADRHGRRLALTVSVTLMALCSFLIAITPTAASIGIWAAVILLFARLLQGFATGGEYGASATYMSEAAIPGRRGFLSSFHYVTLVGGHVLAQLTLLLMLTFWGKPEISEWGWRIAFGIGGIAAVVVFWLRRGMDETMEESSIEAAREGKAKKSGSMYELFVHQWRPLLLCFLITAGGTVAFYTYSVNGPKMIQSAFAGNDPMTGTLINLGVLAFLMVLQPVGGWLSDIIGRKTLLVFFGVGGVLYSWYLITQLPHQHDATLAFLTLALAFVILTGYTSINAVVKAELFPTHVRALGVGLGYALANSLFGGTAPLLYQGALKTGHVDWFAIYVTATIAVSLVVYIFFLTNKGPNWLDGTRK, from the coding sequence ATGAGCACCACGTCCCAACCTGCCGTACCCGCAAACGACCGCGCCGCCCTGCGGCGGTCGATCTCCAACACCCTCAAAGGCTCCGCCGGCAACCTGGTGGAGTGGTATGACGTCTACGTGTACTCGGTGTTCGCCGTGTACTTCGAATCGCAGTTCTTCTCGCCTGACGACAAGAACTCCACCATGTACGTGTGGGCGATCTTCGCCGCGACCTTCCTGATGCGCCCGATCGGTGCCTGGTTCTTCGGCCGCTTCGCCGACCGCCACGGCCGCCGCCTGGCACTGACAGTCTCGGTCACGCTGATGGCGCTGTGCTCGTTCCTGATCGCCATCACCCCTACCGCCGCCAGCATCGGCATCTGGGCCGCCGTGATCCTGCTGTTCGCACGCCTGCTGCAGGGCTTCGCCACGGGCGGCGAGTACGGTGCCAGCGCCACCTACATGTCCGAGGCCGCCATTCCCGGCCGTCGCGGCTTCCTGTCTTCCTTCCACTACGTCACCCTGGTCGGCGGCCATGTGCTGGCCCAGCTGACCCTGCTGCTGATGCTGACCTTCTGGGGCAAGCCGGAGATCTCCGAGTGGGGCTGGCGCATCGCCTTCGGTATCGGTGGCATCGCCGCGGTGGTGGTGTTCTGGCTGCGCCGGGGCATGGACGAAACGATGGAAGAATCGTCGATCGAGGCCGCACGCGAGGGCAAGGCAAAGAAGTCCGGTTCGATGTACGAACTGTTCGTGCACCAGTGGCGTCCGCTGCTGCTGTGCTTCCTGATCACCGCCGGTGGCACCGTGGCCTTCTACACCTATTCGGTGAACGGCCCGAAGATGATCCAGAGCGCCTTCGCCGGCAACGACCCGATGACCGGCACCCTGATCAACCTGGGCGTGCTGGCGTTCCTGATGGTGCTGCAACCGGTGGGTGGCTGGCTGTCGGACATCATCGGCCGCAAGACTCTGCTGGTGTTCTTCGGCGTCGGCGGCGTGCTGTACAGCTGGTACCTGATCACCCAGCTGCCGCACCAGCATGACGCCACCCTGGCGTTCCTGACCCTGGCACTGGCCTTCGTCATCCTCACCGGCTACACCTCGATCAACGCGGTGGTGAAGGCCGAACTGTTCCCCACCCACGTGCGTGCACTGGGCGTGGGCCTGGGTTACGCACTGGCCAACTCGCTGTTCGGTGGCACCGCCCCGCTGCTGTACCAGGGCGCACTGAAGACCGGCCATGTCGACTGGTTCGCCATCTACGTCACCGCAACGATCGCGGTCTCGCTGGTGGTCTACATCTTCTTCCTGACCAACAAGGGCCCGAACTGGCTCGACGGCACCCGCAAGTAA
- a CDS encoding MBL fold metallo-hydrolase, with translation MTADPSIHTIDTGFQRPDFDAAYLIIENGRAAFVDCGTGLSVPAMLQALADAGLGVDAVDWLLLTHVHLDHAGGAGLLMQQLPNAKAVLHPRGAPHMIDPARLIAGATAVYGAEEIARSYGRIEAIPEQRVVVAEDGHRIDLAGRELLLLHTPGHALHHYCVWDARSRSWFTGDTFGISYRELDSAQGAFIFPTSSPVQFDPEAMKASIRRMLDYTPQAMYLTHYGRVEQVEKLANDLFEQIDAMATIGRQCDGRPDRHRCLLAALQALYLERAQQHGCALDQAAVTAVLSMDIELNAQGLACWLDRIRR, from the coding sequence ATGACCGCCGACCCCAGCATCCACACCATCGATACCGGCTTCCAGCGTCCTGATTTCGACGCGGCCTACCTGATCATTGAAAACGGTCGCGCGGCCTTCGTCGACTGCGGCACCGGGCTGTCAGTGCCGGCCATGCTGCAGGCGCTGGCGGACGCCGGCCTGGGTGTGGACGCGGTCGACTGGCTGCTGCTGACCCACGTGCACCTGGACCACGCCGGCGGCGCTGGCCTGCTGATGCAGCAGCTGCCGAACGCAAAGGCGGTGCTGCACCCGCGCGGTGCGCCGCACATGATCGACCCGGCCCGGCTGATTGCCGGTGCGACCGCCGTTTATGGTGCCGAGGAAATCGCACGCAGCTATGGCCGCATCGAGGCGATTCCGGAGCAGCGCGTGGTGGTGGCCGAAGACGGCCACCGCATCGACCTGGCCGGCCGCGAGCTGTTGCTGCTGCACACGCCGGGCCATGCGCTGCACCACTACTGCGTGTGGGATGCGCGCAGCCGCAGCTGGTTCACTGGCGATACGTTTGGCATCTCCTACCGCGAGCTGGACAGTGCGCAGGGCGCTTTCATCTTCCCGACCTCGTCGCCGGTGCAGTTCGACCCGGAGGCGATGAAGGCCTCGATCCGGCGCATGCTCGATTACACGCCGCAGGCGATGTACCTGACCCACTACGGACGTGTGGAGCAAGTGGAGAAACTGGCCAACGACCTGTTCGAACAGATCGATGCGATGGCGACCATCGGCCGCCAGTGCGATGGTCGGCCGGACCGCCACCGCTGCTTGCTGGCCGCGTTGCAGGCGCTGTACCTGGAGCGTGCGCAACAGCATGGCTGTGCGCTGGACCAGGCGGCGGTGACCGCCGTGCTGTCGATGGACATCGAGCTGAACGCACAGGGCCTGGCCTGCTGGCTGGACCGCATCCGTCGGTAG
- a CDS encoding tryptophan--tRNA ligase, whose amino-acid sequence MTTRVLTGITPSGTPHLGNYVGAIRPAIAASRAPGIESFFFLADLHSLIKSQDPQRTQRATLEIAASWLACGLDPEHVWFYRQSDIRETTELMWFLTAIASKGILNRAHAYKAAVDKNREEGVDEDAGVSAGLFMYPVLMAADILIFKANQVPVGRDQIQHIEMARDFAQRFNHVYGKEYFPLPDVVIDEQVATLAGLDGRKMSKSYHNTIPLFVPREELKKLVFSILTDSRAPGEPKDTEGSALFQMYQAFATPEQTAEFAKAFAAGISWGDAKQQLFERIDSELAPLRERYNALMAEPEKIEALLKRRGQQLREQLAAPLLDELRHAVGLRDLSTAGDIASEDAGVARVAPPLFKQYREKDGRFYFKLTAGDGTLLIQSEGFDSPRDAGQLIAVIKQAEQGDQLQSELFKLDAEVDAVLAALAVLRAE is encoded by the coding sequence ATGACGACCCGAGTCCTTACCGGCATCACCCCCTCCGGCACGCCCCACCTGGGCAACTACGTTGGCGCCATCCGTCCGGCCATCGCCGCCAGCCGCGCCCCGGGGATCGAGAGCTTCTTCTTCCTGGCCGACCTGCACAGCCTGATCAAGTCCCAGGACCCGCAGCGCACCCAGCGCGCGACCCTGGAGATCGCGGCCAGCTGGCTGGCCTGCGGCCTGGACCCGGAACACGTGTGGTTCTACCGCCAGAGCGACATCCGCGAGACCACCGAGCTGATGTGGTTCCTGACCGCCATCGCCAGCAAGGGCATCCTCAACCGCGCGCACGCCTACAAGGCGGCGGTGGACAAGAACCGCGAGGAAGGCGTGGACGAGGACGCAGGCGTCAGCGCCGGCCTGTTCATGTATCCGGTGCTGATGGCCGCCGACATCCTCATCTTCAAGGCCAACCAGGTACCGGTGGGCCGTGACCAGATCCAGCACATCGAGATGGCGCGCGATTTCGCCCAGCGCTTCAACCACGTGTACGGCAAGGAGTACTTCCCGCTGCCGGACGTGGTGATCGACGAGCAGGTGGCGACGCTGGCGGGCCTGGATGGCCGCAAGATGAGCAAGAGCTACCACAACACCATTCCGCTGTTCGTGCCGCGCGAGGAGCTGAAGAAACTGGTGTTCTCGATCCTGACCGACTCGCGCGCACCCGGCGAGCCGAAGGACACCGAGGGCTCGGCACTGTTCCAGATGTACCAGGCCTTCGCTACCCCGGAACAGACCGCGGAATTCGCCAAGGCGTTCGCCGCCGGCATCAGCTGGGGCGATGCCAAGCAGCAGCTGTTCGAGCGCATCGACAGCGAGCTTGCACCGCTGCGCGAGCGCTACAACGCGCTGATGGCCGAGCCGGAGAAGATCGAGGCGCTGCTCAAGCGCCGTGGCCAGCAGCTGCGCGAGCAGCTGGCGGCACCGCTGCTGGACGAGCTGCGCCATGCGGTGGGCCTGCGTGACCTGTCCACTGCGGGCGATATCGCCAGCGAGGATGCCGGCGTGGCCCGCGTGGCACCGCCGCTGTTCAAGCAGTACCGCGAAAAGGACGGCCGCTTCTACTTCAAGCTGACGGCCGGCGACGGCACGCTGCTGATCCAGAGCGAAGGCTTCGATTCGCCGCGCGATGCGGGGCAGTTGATTGCCGTGATCAAGCAGGCCGAGCAGGGCGACCAGCTGCAGAGCGAGCTGTTCAAGCTGGACGCCGAAGTGGACGCGGTGCTGGCGGCCCTGGCGGTGCTGCGCGCCGAATGA
- a CDS encoding M28 family metallopeptidase: protein MRVLLLSSCLFVGGLAHAANDLPGGGIDPQALSRHVRVLASDEFEGRAPATEGEERTVQYLIEQFRSYGLQPGGVDGSWVQPVPLVRAQLDGAAKASLSLKQGKRALANGVDVTLQSLQPRKRVQIKDAPLVFVGYGIDAPERHWNDYKDVDLHGKIAVVLINDADFEADTPGAFDGKAVTYYGRWTYKFEEAARRGAEGVLIVHETAPAAYGWATVKSSGTSPLFDIERGQAEAMAQHTPLRGWMQRELAEAIFADAGLDFDAEKRKAMRADFRPVALDNAKLSVDLALKREQVVTRNVVAKLPGGEHADEAVIFSAHWDAFGIGQADAKGDRIRRGAIDNATGVATVLELGRVFAAGPQPQRTLYFVALTAEEKGLLGASYYAAHPLAPLDKTAAVLNIEMFSPDGATRDIASWGKGRVSLEGDLERVAKARGRSYSPDPNLEAGFFYRADHFAFARLGVPAITIGPGLDKLDGGVEAGRALREKYFADCYHQACDAWTPSWDPSGHAADTLLVYDLGAELANSRRWPTWEKESEFRSTRDKSESARR from the coding sequence ATGCGCGTGTTGCTGCTGTCGTCCTGCCTGTTCGTCGGTGGCCTGGCCCATGCGGCCAACGACCTGCCGGGTGGCGGCATCGATCCGCAGGCACTGTCGCGGCACGTGCGTGTACTGGCGTCGGATGAATTCGAGGGCCGCGCGCCGGCCACCGAGGGCGAAGAGCGCACGGTGCAGTACCTGATCGAGCAGTTCCGCAGCTATGGCCTGCAACCGGGCGGCGTGGACGGCAGCTGGGTGCAGCCGGTGCCGCTGGTGCGCGCCCAGCTGGATGGTGCGGCCAAGGCCAGCCTGTCGCTGAAGCAGGGCAAGCGCGCGCTGGCCAACGGTGTGGACGTGACCCTGCAGAGCCTGCAGCCGCGCAAGCGCGTGCAGATCAAGGATGCGCCGCTGGTGTTCGTCGGCTATGGCATCGACGCCCCGGAACGCCACTGGAACGACTACAAGGACGTGGACCTGCACGGCAAGATCGCCGTCGTGCTGATCAATGACGCCGATTTCGAGGCCGATACACCGGGCGCGTTCGATGGCAAGGCGGTGACCTACTACGGCCGCTGGACCTACAAATTCGAGGAAGCCGCACGCCGTGGTGCCGAAGGCGTGCTGATCGTGCACGAGACCGCGCCGGCTGCGTATGGCTGGGCCACGGTGAAGAGCTCGGGCACCTCGCCGCTGTTCGACATCGAGCGCGGCCAGGCCGAAGCAATGGCCCAGCACACGCCGCTGCGCGGCTGGATGCAGCGCGAGCTGGCCGAGGCGATCTTCGCCGACGCTGGCCTCGACTTCGATGCCGAGAAGCGCAAGGCGATGCGTGCCGACTTCCGCCCGGTGGCACTGGACAACGCGAAGCTGAGCGTGGATTTGGCGCTCAAGCGCGAGCAGGTGGTGACCCGCAACGTGGTGGCCAAGCTGCCCGGTGGAGAACATGCTGACGAGGCCGTGATCTTCTCCGCGCACTGGGATGCGTTCGGTATCGGCCAGGCCGATGCCAAGGGCGACCGCATCCGACGTGGTGCGATCGACAACGCCACCGGCGTGGCCACGGTGCTGGAACTGGGCCGCGTATTCGCCGCCGGCCCGCAGCCGCAGCGCACGCTGTACTTCGTGGCCCTCACCGCCGAAGAGAAGGGCCTGCTGGGCGCCAGCTACTACGCCGCGCACCCGCTGGCGCCGTTGGACAAGACCGCTGCGGTGCTGAACATCGAGATGTTCAGCCCGGATGGCGCGACCCGTGACATCGCCTCGTGGGGCAAGGGCCGGGTCTCGCTGGAAGGCGATCTGGAACGCGTGGCCAAGGCCCGCGGCCGCAGCTACAGCCCGGACCCGAACCTGGAGGCCGGCTTCTTCTACCGTGCCGACCACTTCGCCTTCGCCCGTCTGGGCGTGCCGGCGATCACCATCGGCCCGGGCCTGGACAAGCTGGACGGCGGTGTTGAAGCCGGCCGCGCGCTGCGCGAGAAGTACTTCGCCGACTGCTACCACCAGGCCTGCGATGCCTGGACCCCGAGCTGGGACCCGAGCGGCCACGCCGCTGACACCCTGCTGGTCTACGACCTCGGTGCCGAGCTGGCCAACAGCCGCCGCTGGCCGACGTGGGAAAAGGAATCGGAGTTCCGCAGCACGCGGGACAAGAGCGAATCTGCCCGCCGCTGA
- a CDS encoding CsbD family protein, translated as MNKDIISGKWSQLKGKAQAKWGDLTNDDFDVAEGNAEYLAGRLQERYGWAKDRAEKEVREFQDSVSKDYPDYK; from the coding sequence ATGAACAAAGACATCATTTCCGGCAAGTGGTCGCAGCTGAAGGGCAAGGCCCAGGCCAAGTGGGGCGATCTGACCAACGACGACTTCGATGTGGCCGAAGGCAATGCCGAGTATCTGGCCGGTCGCCTGCAGGAACGTTATGGCTGGGCCAAGGACCGCGCCGAGAAGGAAGTGCGTGAGTTCCAGGACAGCGTGAGCAAGGACTACCCGGACTACAAGTAA
- the yedA gene encoding drug/metabolite exporter YedA has product MSAPPSSSAAAPRGGLVALALLLVYVVWGSTYLGIAKALHGGALPLTMVSGSRFIIAGGLMFLALRLFWKMPNPTLRQWRNLVVMGVTMLVLGNGMVVLAEREVSSGLAATAVASVPLWMALFSALRGQHASKGEWLGIAVGFAGVVWLNAGSSLTASPTGLVLLLIAPIGWAFGSVWSRGLDLPGPFMTAAGQMICGGVLLVLTGLAVGERPTTLPDAGGLLAMAYLCVFGSIVAFTAYVWLLQNVRPALAGSYAYVNPVIAVLLGAALNGERFGWRDFLAMAVILLGVVVLTMARTRKK; this is encoded by the coding sequence ATGTCGGCTCCCCCTTCTTCGTCTGCGGCTGCCCCCCGGGGTGGCCTTGTCGCGCTGGCATTGCTGCTGGTCTATGTGGTCTGGGGCTCGACCTACCTGGGCATCGCCAAGGCCCTGCACGGTGGCGCGCTGCCGCTGACGATGGTTTCCGGCAGCCGGTTCATCATTGCCGGTGGCCTGATGTTCCTGGCCTTGCGCCTGTTCTGGAAGATGCCGAACCCGACCCTGCGGCAGTGGCGCAACCTGGTGGTGATGGGCGTGACCATGCTGGTGCTGGGCAACGGCATGGTAGTGCTGGCCGAGCGTGAGGTGTCCTCGGGCCTGGCGGCCACCGCGGTGGCCTCGGTGCCGCTGTGGATGGCGCTGTTCTCGGCGCTGCGCGGCCAGCACGCCAGCAAGGGTGAATGGCTGGGCATCGCGGTCGGCTTTGCCGGCGTGGTCTGGCTCAATGCCGGCAGCAGCCTGACCGCCTCACCGACCGGGCTGGTGCTGCTGCTGATCGCGCCGATCGGCTGGGCCTTCGGTTCGGTGTGGTCACGCGGCCTGGACCTGCCGGGCCCGTTCATGACCGCCGCTGGGCAGATGATCTGCGGTGGCGTGCTGCTGGTGCTGACCGGCCTGGCGGTCGGCGAGCGCCCGACCACGCTGCCCGATGCCGGCGGCCTGCTGGCGATGGCCTACCTGTGCGTGTTCGGTTCCATCGTCGCGTTCACCGCCTATGTGTGGCTGTTGCAGAACGTGCGCCCGGCGCTGGCCGGCAGCTATGCGTACGTCAATCCGGTGATTGCCGTGCTGCTGGGTGCTGCATTGAATGGTGAACGCTTTGGATGGCGGGACTTCCTCGCCATGGCGGTGATTCTTCTGGGTGTGGTGGTACTGACAATGGCAAGGACACGAAAGAAATGA